In Candidatus Chromulinivoraceae bacterium, a genomic segment contains:
- a CDS encoding L,D-transpeptidase family protein: MLIVLCTSGGIDYALYRQHSTNAKTTPEAPATKKPVEQSKTATTQPTPKITSPTPTPSVKPAATPCTGNAVSKLLLVSISSQHMWACETDTLVNQSAVTTGATQAPNGVDDATNIGTWHIYSKQINQHLRESDINGSWDDFVHYWIPFDGPIGFHDASWQTFPFGSPDYKTSGSHGCVHLPLDTITWLYGWAPISTTVTVVE; this comes from the coding sequence ATGTTAATAGTACTCTGCACAAGCGGTGGTATAGACTACGCCCTCTATAGGCAACACTCCACTAACGCTAAAACCACCCCCGAAGCTCCAGCAACTAAAAAACCAGTGGAACAGAGTAAGACAGCGACCACTCAGCCAACTCCAAAGATTACCTCGCCAACACCCACACCAAGCGTAAAGCCAGCAGCTACTCCTTGCACTGGTAACGCAGTCAGCAAACTACTCCTCGTTAGTATTAGCTCGCAGCATATGTGGGCATGCGAAACAGATACATTAGTCAATCAGAGCGCAGTCACAACCGGAGCAACTCAGGCGCCAAACGGCGTTGACGATGCTACCAATATCGGAACATGGCATATCTATTCTAAACAGATCAATCAACATCTGCGCGAGTCGGACATCAATGGCAGCTGGGATGATTTTGTTCACTATTGGATCCCATTCGATGGCCCGATCGGTTTTCATGACGCATCGTGGCAAACGTTTCCTTTCGGAAGTCCCGACTATAAAACGAGTGGATCCCATGGCTGCGTCCATCTTCCGCTAGATACTATAACGTGGCTTTATGGGTGGGCACCGATTAGCACCACTGTCACGGTGGTAGAATAG
- a CDS encoding alpha/beta hydrolase, with protein sequence MSEIRRGIERGSKLEYEEDREQFLILPDGRRMAYKNRGRENDYPIFFLHGTPGGKDGPLPRNLSLRLGGVRLIVPDRSGYGGSDRDPDRSISSIAEDIAFLADSLGIDRFSVAGRSGGAPHALACAALLKDRVQSALALVSIAPPDAQGLDWYAGMGPGNVAEYELVDSFLKGSLSATRTINALRANTTDAMRSGNFIDLELRSQLPLPDRRVIGDAAIRSALNVGFENAAANEDNLVVPPDPLDGSRAYVSGQYDDHIAFRTPWGFDPADITCPTLLWHGKEDIFSPFSHSEWLQARIPGSVLDASPEQAHFGAIEAFPFLLTWVRMNAMIPRSRD encoded by the coding sequence ATGAGTGAAATACGACGAGGTATCGAACGAGGCTCGAAACTCGAGTATGAAGAGGATCGTGAGCAATTCCTAATTCTGCCGGATGGTCGCAGGATGGCTTATAAGAATAGAGGGCGTGAAAACGACTATCCCATCTTTTTCTTACATGGCACACCCGGTGGCAAAGACGGGCCACTGCCACGTAATCTTAGCTTACGACTTGGGGGCGTGCGACTTATTGTACCTGATCGTTCTGGATATGGAGGATCTGATAGGGATCCCGATCGATCCATTAGCTCTATAGCAGAAGATATTGCATTTCTTGCCGACTCTTTAGGGATTGACCGTTTCTCAGTGGCAGGCAGATCAGGTGGTGCTCCCCATGCACTAGCGTGTGCGGCGTTACTAAAAGACCGCGTTCAATCTGCGCTGGCACTTGTGAGTATCGCACCGCCCGATGCGCAGGGACTCGACTGGTATGCTGGTATGGGGCCGGGCAATGTGGCGGAATATGAGCTTGTCGACAGTTTCTTAAAAGGTAGTTTGTCGGCAACTCGCACAATTAATGCGTTGCGTGCGAATACAACCGACGCCATGAGGTCGGGCAACTTTATTGATCTTGAGCTTCGAAGCCAATTGCCACTTCCAGATCGTAGAGTTATAGGAGATGCTGCTATTCGGAGCGCACTCAATGTAGGTTTTGAGAATGCAGCAGCTAATGAAGATAATTTAGTTGTGCCTCCAGACCCTCTTGATGGCAGTAGAGCGTATGTCTCTGGGCAGTATGATGATCATATAGCATTTCGCACTCCCTGGGGGTTTGATCCAGCAGATATCACATGCCCTACACTTCTGTGGCATGGGAAAGAAGATATTTTTTCACCTTTTAGTCACTCAGAATGGCTGCAGGCAAGAATCCCTGGTTCGGTTCTAGATGCGTCGCCTGAACAAGCGCATTTTGGAGCAATAGAAGCCTTTCCATTCTTACTAACTTGGGTAAGAATGAACGCAATGATACCACGATCTCGTGATTGA
- a CDS encoding YdeI/OmpD-associated family protein — protein MPTDNTNPKVTEYIENSEDFAKPILNHIREQIHKNCPDVVESIKWSIPHFDYKKDFMCVLASSKNHCSLTFIKSEFMSDPRFAGGKKVKPGQRFMSKITSMSDLPSDEELASFIKEAMDLNDRGVKLDKTAKAAPGSKPVETPEYFLEALSKNPTAKQIFENQSPSFRRNYIVWFESAKTDTTRQQRVTEAIEWISEAKGRFWKYEK, from the coding sequence ATGCCGACCGATAATACTAATCCAAAAGTTACGGAATACATCGAAAATTCTGAGGACTTTGCCAAGCCGATTCTCAACCACATTAGAGAACAAATACACAAAAACTGCCCCGATGTCGTGGAGTCGATTAAGTGGTCTATCCCACATTTCGACTACAAAAAGGATTTCATGTGCGTCTTAGCTTCTTCTAAAAATCACTGTTCGCTCACATTCATTAAGTCTGAATTCATGAGCGATCCCCGATTTGCTGGAGGTAAAAAGGTAAAGCCTGGACAGCGATTCATGAGCAAAATCACAAGCATGTCCGATCTGCCATCGGATGAAGAGCTTGCGAGTTTTATAAAAGAGGCAATGGATTTAAACGATAGAGGCGTGAAACTAGATAAGACAGCCAAAGCCGCGCCAGGAAGCAAGCCAGTAGAAACCCCAGAATACTTTCTAGAAGCATTATCAAAAAATCCTACAGCCAAACAGATTTTCGAAAATCAATCACCGTCATTCCGCAGAAATTATATTGTTTGGTTTGAAAGTGCAAAGACAGATACGACACGACAACAGCGAGTCACCGAGGCCATAGAGTGGATCTCCGAGGCAAAGGGTCGATTCTGGAAGTATGAAAAATAA
- a CDS encoding sigma-70 family RNA polymerase sigma factor — translation MQNKDESELIALSINGDHVAYGILVDRYKNAIFYHSFAIVHDEDTAEDIAQETFITAYYKLDHYNTEYKLSTWLFKIATNKALDVLKKHRHEITTDDTLFETVVSQHPGPHQTSTHQELYDAVLQLTPRYQAAISLYYWQGLDYEEISKTLGVPVGSVKGWLHRAKAILRKELS, via the coding sequence ATGCAGAACAAAGATGAATCCGAGCTTATCGCTCTTAGCATAAACGGTGACCACGTCGCCTATGGCATCCTGGTTGACCGTTATAAAAACGCCATTTTTTATCATAGTTTTGCCATTGTCCACGATGAAGATACCGCTGAAGACATTGCCCAAGAAACATTTATTACGGCGTATTACAAACTTGATCACTACAATACAGAGTATAAGTTAAGTACCTGGCTCTTTAAGATAGCAACGAATAAAGCGCTCGACGTGCTAAAGAAGCATCGTCACGAGATAACGACCGACGATACCCTATTTGAAACTGTAGTATCTCAACATCCAGGTCCCCATCAAACAAGTACTCACCAAGAACTGTACGATGCCGTACTTCAGCTTACTCCACGCTACCAAGCCGCCATCAGCCTCTACTACTGGCAGGGATTAGATTACGAAGAAATCTCTAAGACTCTTGGAGTACCTGTAGGTTCAGTCAAAGGCTGGCTTCATCGGGCAAAAGCTATATTAAGAAAGGAGCTGTCATGA
- a CDS encoding sigma-70 family RNA polymerase sigma factor, which produces MTDEKELIEAIITKDNELYRSLVDRYKTGLIIHCEHIVKDREQAEDIAQEAFIKAYYQLNKFNPDKGRFSTWLYRIATNTALDYLRKNKHQVNVEEIELRADETMPVNLEEDERQVIRDAITTLEPPKYGAVIKAYFWEGKSYGEIAKQYDTTTGTIGTWIRRAKAQLKEKLV; this is translated from the coding sequence ATGACAGATGAAAAAGAACTAATAGAAGCAATCATCACGAAAGATAACGAGTTATATCGTAGCCTTGTCGACCGCTACAAAACAGGACTCATTATTCACTGCGAACATATAGTGAAGGATCGAGAGCAAGCAGAAGATATAGCTCAAGAAGCATTTATCAAAGCGTACTATCAACTGAATAAATTTAATCCAGACAAGGGACGGTTCTCAACCTGGCTCTACAGAATCGCAACCAATACCGCGCTCGATTATTTACGTAAGAATAAACATCAGGTAAATGTCGAAGAAATCGAATTACGCGCGGACGAAACAATGCCAGTGAATCTTGAAGAAGACGAGAGACAGGTTATTCGAGATGCCATTACAACGCTTGAACCTCCAAAATATGGCGCTGTGATTAAAGCATATTTTTGGGAAGGGAAGAGCTACGGCGAAATTGCCAAGCAGTACGATACGACAACAGGCACGATAGGAACATGGATACGTCGAGCAAAAGCTCAGCTAAAGGAGAAACTAGTATGA